CATACAAAAGGACATGTGAATATCTGTTGgaggagaaaacaaaaaaaaaaactaaacccagAACGTatgaaaaataacattaaaaagaTTGTGGTTAAAATCATAAACCAGACGTGGTGTGGTAACTATGAAGTGACTAACGTTTAGTAAAGGTAAAAGTGATTAACATTCTTTGTTTCTGAAGATTTGCAATGTGAAGGGGGCGAATTAATCTCTTATCTCACTCACCTTGATAATGCTGAAAACAGCTTCAACCCAACTTGTTCTCAATGGTTTTCTTGAATTGCTGCTAGTAGGGTTACAGAGCCATATGAAATCAACTCCGCATATGTTTCCCCTGTGGTTTCTATGGCTTACCCACTGtaagaaagaaaagatgaaAAACGATTAGGGATAAGCTAGTCTTTTACAAGATGAACCAGGTTTCAACAACAGTGAGGACGGAGAAAAGTTTGAAAGAGATTTCTAACCCTATGAGCATCACTGTCCGTATACTGATGAGCAACATCATATGATGATATGAACCCTTGAGATCTCAAGAACTTGTAGACATGCCCACGCTTGCTTCCATTCCAGTCACTGAAATAAATCATGATTGATCAGATACTACTGATGAGGGTCACACTTTCAAATGTTCAATACTCTTTAACTCACCCGCAGAGGATAATGGGCATGTGGGTAAGCTTATTTTCCTTTTGGTAAGCTTCAAGATATTCGAGAATTTTGTAAACCTGTCAAGAGAAGCAAGCAGTGACGATCAAATCAAACAATCACGATATATAAGGGGAATAGTAcctaaaaagaagaagaaaaactaaaaaaaggGTGACGAACCTGATGCAATCTAGCAAGAGACAAACTAGAATCATGTGGGAACAAGAGATGGGTGTTGACAATAAGAACCTCTTGTTGAACATGTTGATTCTCATTAAGCGGGAAAGGAACAAGTGATTTGACATGTAAGAGCTGAGCAACACGGTCTCCAAAATCATTAAAGAGCAGCTCTCTGTAATTAACAAGTTGAAAGTAGTCCTTATGAATGGCAGTTAAAAGACCTGTAAGAAAGATATTTTCAAGTAACACAAGTGAGATAGCTTGAACTGAATTTCCACTCAAATACTATCAGAGTCAGTCATTGAAAGTTAAGATTGCCGAACGACAATGAAGATCATATAAAACAGCAGCAAAGCAACTGTTAACTAAAAGCATCTCAAGTTTACATACCGTCACCACGAGCGTTAGTTCTAGCAAGCTGGAAAGTAGTGTAGCCAGAAGAGGCAAGGCGGTCGTGGTACATGTTCACAAGTTCCTCATTCCCAACCCAAACTTCCTATAAACATACATACAAAAGAGTCAACTCTGActttttcagaaaataaaaatgtttagttACAAAAGTCTTTATTACCTGGAGAGAAATGACGGAAGAGCGTTGATGGAGTAATAAATCCAAAATCTTCTGGTTCCGAGTAAACCAAAGCGCGCGAAACTGGCTCTCTCGAATGCTCTGATTCTGTTCACACAACCAATAAAATCCcaatgagacaaaaaaaaattcaaattcaataGAGAATCAGATGATGAGATGAGAGGGAAAGAAAAACCTGTTGATCAACGCGTTTGTAAATGGGAGCCAAGACGTTGAAAGTTGTACACGTTATATTCGTCGAACCTATTATGTTCGAGTTCACTCTCTGCACCCAATCAATCATTCATCGGATCtcagatttaaaaaaacaaaaaaattaatcactctagcaaaagaaagaaaggaaagaGAAATCGGACCATAGTTGAAGCGGCCTTGTTGTTTCTGCCGGAGAAAGAAGAGAGGAGACCGGAAAAGTAGATCGGAAGAGGAACAGCGGCGAGGACGACGAATAGGGAGAGTGGTGATGATGAGAAACAAGGGATGTTGAATCTGGACCGTTGAACAATGCTCCTGCTTCGATTGTGATAGCTTTGCATTTGGGTGTGCCTCTTTCGAGTTTCCAAGAGGGATTTTTCCCCAGATTTATATCATTTCCTTTTCCtcctcttttgtttttgtttcccttcgccacttctttttttttcttatttaattaattaattttttaaaaaaaaaacatatatacgaGACTTTATGTGAACCGGTGGGTTTCCTCcctacattacaaaaaaaaataaagttattattCGTATATACCACAGAAAACACGCGTTGCGATAACCAAACACACAAACCAGTTTGTGAGGTCCATGTAGTTTTCATTCACGATTACTATGCAATTTTGTATCAAAGTTTTCCCATGTCATTTTCATTCAAATCATTACAAGACAAACTAAGGTACCATCTGTGACATCGCTAAGTAAcgagaaaataaaacatttataaacgcTTCTCTCGTTTGGTGTCGGTGACCATCACGCGGTTCGTTGCCAATCAATTTCCAAACATTTATAAACCGCTTCTCTGTTCATCACACTAAACTACTACCATACGTCAAGTTGCGCTTAATCACGTTCTATTAAAATTATTCTTTATTTTGCTTTTTGTCAACCCCATAAATTCAATTATTTGGTTCAGTATcgacataattattttttttctttgtaattgttttggtttatatatgttttgaaataGATTTCATAGAAAAGCCCATGACCAATCTTAGAGCTTAAGCCCATTTATCACTTATACTACATTGGGCTGCATATAACATGTTGTATAGCCAATTTTAATATCACAAGTCAGTCCACATACATGtattcatttattaaatacatgtgtacatttccatttttgtttattcagaAAAATAGGTTTTTCAAAGTTGAAAGGGATTTGTTGTTTCAACCAACACTGAACAAGGATTAAATTTCATGAATTCAGTTAACTACGTAATTAAGAAACCAACCATAGAAAAGTAATATTCAGTACCAATCAACCACCAAACTTTTACTTCCCTTAGATATAAAGCCTTCTCCCTCACACTCTGCTCTCTCTCCACAAATTtttgcatataaaaaaaatataaacttagGCAAAAACAACATCACTCAAGTAAACACACCCCTTTAGGATCCTATCAACGTgtgatttaaattaaataaacaacTTGTAAAGATAGGATAAAGAATTCAGATAGAGTTTCATTATCCACTTTAGCCTGCAGCTCAAGCATCTAAAACCCAGACAGTGAAAGGGAATCAACCAATCAACATTTTCATATATGTACACACAAACACCTTATGTAGCTTCCAAggaaaccaaaaaacaaaaaaacaaaaactagcTATGAACACAGAATGGGAAATGGATTTGGATCGAAAGCAAACGTTTTTCAAATGCACAAAGTGGCAGTTTGAAGACACACTCGATCCCATAAACTGCCCTTTCCACTACTTCTGCGACAGCCTCTACCCCGGAGACTACCCTGAAATCATCGACGTTCTAGTTTTCTTCTTCGTCACGTTTTCTTACTTGACGACGTTACTCGCCGTCTTAAGGAAAGTACtatcaagaacaagaagaggaggagaagacgATGGTgtcgatgatgatgataatgataaaGCGAAAAGGTACTTACTCCTATCAGGTCCAATCTCTCTTCCTCTGATCCTCCTGATCCTCGCAAAAGGTCAAAGAATCAACACCCTTTTCCCCATTTCCATCTTCGGACCAGCGATCCTGCAGCTAGTCCAGCTCTCTGTGCTTATATTCGAGAACAACATCGAAAAAGAAGCGAGCTTCGTCTTCTTCGAAGCCTCAACTATCTCCGGTGTTCTCCACGCGAGTCTCTACTTAGACGCCGTGATTCTCCCTTACTACACAGGATACGATGCTCTGGTGACTTCGACGTTCTCCGGAGTCTGCAAGTCTTGCATCTGCAAGAAAGAGCCGTTGACGGTGGGTGGGAAGATCGTTGCTTACAGGGGATGGTCTAGCACGTCGTTTTTGTTGGTTGGTGTGTTGTGTTTGAGGATTATATGCAAATTATGCAGAGAAGAAGCAAAGAGGAAGAAAGTTTTTGTGATTAAGAATGCGGTGGAAGGGTTGGCGTGGGTTGTTCTGATACGAGATTGCGTGTACTTGGCGGTTATGTCTCCTGTTGAAGAGCCGGTCTTGTTTAGGGTGTATGTGTTTGGTTCTGTTCTCAtgttgatatgtgttcatgtaATCACACAAGTGTGTTGTTTGGTTAGATGGAGGCAGAGTAAAAAGACAACAAACACTTGACCATTTCAAAATTAAAGACGAGTAAATGTGTaaaatgaaaatgtaaaaatgtttttctttcaaaacaattttattattccaacaaatatccaaaaattaCAGACAAGATAAAACAGGAAAACATGAAAATACTGCAACTAAAAtcgattaaaagaaaaaactcatCTCCTTCAAGTTGGATCACAACAAAACCTTATTCATGTCTTCAGAGCTCTTAGAGTGGCTTACCACTTATCTTGATGTCATTTCTGATGGCTCCTTGGATCATCTTAACGACGAACCACTGCAaaacaaggtaaagaaaaaTTTTGTTTACCAAATTTGAACTAAGACAGTAAAATTCAATATTGATGAGATTGGTGTTTGTAGGAAGTCATGtggattatgttttttttttttacctgagCGGCAATGATAAGAGGGATGAGTTTCTTTCCTTTGTCATCAGAGTAAGATCCATCTACCATCTTCTTGTCAACATGAATCGCTTTCTTCTGATTTGTAGCAACATCGGTTATGGCCTTAACCAAGTTCGGGATCCACGCCTCACCATTTGGTAATGCCTAGAGAAAGAGCACATAAGTGGACAGTCTTCAAATGAGAAAAAGGTAtgtgaaaaaacaaacaaacctttTCTTCCTTGTCATTCTTGCTGCATCTCCCACTGTTCTCTGCATATACAACCTCAATTGCAGAATCCTACAAGCCAGTACAAGAATCAAGAATAAACACCAAACATGGTAATACTATTTTTAAAGACGAGGGAGATGTATAAACCATACCTCAAACTGTTGTTTACGCATCTTAGAACCAGCGCGGATAGTTTTGAGGAGAGAATCTGATCTCTTGGAAGAGAATGTTTCGTAGGAAAGATCATCGGGTGGGGAGAACTGAGCATGAGTCAAAACAAGCAAGGTTTTGCACCAAATCTCTTTGCCAAAGGTTTGGGTGATAGCTTGAACAACTTGCTTATCTAGCTCATCCACTCTATACACATCCAAACGATCAACATACAGCAACACATCTATGGTTCTGTTCACAAGAAACCTGCACCCCACAAAATCCCGACATAGTAGTAAGCACCaaacaaacacacaacaaaaattACACTGTCATATGAGGGAATGATACTAGTGTACTACTGGCTGACCCTTTGATTAACTCGAGGGCTTGGTGATTGACGTAACCAGCTTCCACAAGGCCAGGGGTGTCAATGATGTTAATAGTGAAGCCTCCCATTGTTCTTGAAACCATCACTGGCCTCAAACCTTCCGCCTGAACCAAAATAAAAGCACATATCAAAATGTACAAATGACTAGACATTAAAAAAGACAAAGAGGCTTTAGTAAAGAGGAAGCagctaaataaaaaaatacctGGAAAGGACTGACACGGACGACTTGTTCGCCGATAAGAGAGTTGACAGTGGACGATTTTCCGACACCGCCTTTACCCATTACAACAACTGTCAGAGAGTTCATGTCCTGTAATTTACACAACATATCCTAATCACAATTTGGAGAAACTGACTTTAGTTTCAAAGGTGGTAAGCAgggaagaaaagaaagaaaccttTTGCTTTAATTTGGAGAAGAATTCAATTAACTTTTCTTGGGTTGCCGCTGGAAATTGCTGAAACCCAACCCATTCACGAACAAGAGATCCCATCCCACTGTaacaaaccgaaccaaaaaaagAGCttcaaaaagttatatttttggatatatatagACCTAAAGAGATGAACGATGATAGAAAGCGATAACCTTTTCAGAAGGAACGTAccgtttgttgttgttggtgtgTGAGGTTTTTAGGAGAAGAATGCTCAAAGCAAAATCCTATGTGACCTTATCGGAACTCTCtctattttttaatagttttaactttttagtCCTCTGTTTCTTCGTTTATTTCTTTTCGTGCCCTAAAACTTTAATATCATCGTCTTGAGACTTTGATTAGTCGTTACTTCTTAATCAGTAGGTGGAAAATAAATCTAACGGTTGAGAATCTCTTtctttgaattaaaaaacaaatagatGATCTGTCTCTCTCTATCTAAAAATCTAAGCCTTTTGTGTCTTTCTCTCTCTGATTAGAAAAGAAGTCTTCTATCCTTTCCAAATTCTTGGCAAATCATTTGTTTGATTCTGGAATTGTATCAGAGAGAGAAGAGGGAGGTTCATGGCTAATAATCATATCATGCTCTACTTAGCATCTGTTATCTTGCTTGTAGGGATTATCAGTTCATCATTCAACATGCaggtttattttcatttttattttatcttctgCAATTTAATGATTTGCTAGCTATTGAGTTTGGCTTTGTTTTTAACGTTTGACTCTTTGAAGCAAACTTTgctttgaattttatttttgtcttaaCCACCAGGGCATTGCAGCAGAAAATCTTTCCAAGCAGAAACTCACCTCACGAATTCTTCAGGTTTTTGATCTTCATCATCAATACCCTATTTTGAagcattttatttttagattttcgCTGATTGTTTTATgtacctttttttttattcgtAGGAAGAGATTGTAAAGGAAGTCAATGAGAATCCAAACGCTGGATGGAAAGCTGCTCTCAATGATCGCTTTGCTAACGCCACCGTCAGTTTTTGTTAATTACCTCTCCATCATTTTATCTGAAGAGAAACAAATGCTTATCATCATGTGCAGGTTGCAGAGTTTAAGCGCCTCCTCGGTGTTAAGCCAACACCAAAGAATGAATACTTAGGTGGTGTACCTGTTGTCACACATGACACATCTCTCAAGCTTCCAAAAGAATTTGATGCTAGAACCGCCTGGTCACAGTGCACCAGCATTGGAAGGATCCTAGGTCATTCTTTAGcttctttaatttattttttttgtcttcaatAAAGATAATATACTGACTCTTCTTCCTTACATATTTGTATCAAATTATCCCCTGGATTATCACCACTAAAGATCAGGTAAAACCTCGTTTCCTTGGTTTTCACATTGAACAATGTCATCTCAGATCAATTAAAAACATCTTTGTTTATTTAGGGCCACTGTGGTTCTTGCTGGGCATTTGGTGCTGTGGAATCATTGTCTGACAGATTCTGCATCAAATATAACATGGTAACACCAATTCTCAACAACCCAAACATTGATGATTGCTACCATATTTTTCCCTCGTCTTTGTAAGATTGATATGGTTTCTTTGTGTTCCACATGCAGAATATTTCTTTATCAGTCAATGATCTATTAGCATGTTGTGGATTCCTTTGCGGTCAAGGCTGTAACGGTGGCCACCCTATTTCCGCATGGCTGTACTTTAAGCACCACGGTGTAGTCACTGAAGAGGTATATTCCCAATTTTGAATGCACAGAAACATGTAATTATAGCAGAGTggttaaaaaatttatttaacgTTTGATATGTTCTTGGCTCTTTCAGTGTGATCCATACTTTGACAAGACCGGATGCTCACACCCGGGATGTGAACCAGCATGGTCTACACCAAAATGTGTGAAGAAATGTGTTGGTGGAAACCAGCTTTGGGATGAATCAAAACACTATGGAGTTAGCGCTTACAGAGTCAGTCATGACCCTCAAGACATTATGGCAGAAGTTTACAAAAACGGACCTGTTGAGGTTGCCTTTACCGTTTACGAGGTACACTCAGTGCTTTAAGATTATTATATGGAACTCCATCTTTTCATGAATCTTTTGTGTTGTTTACCACAGGACTTTGCACATTACAAATCTGGAGTGTACAAACACATAACAGGTAGTAACATTGGAGGTCATGCTGTTAAGCTTATTGGCTGGGGAACTTCTGATGATGGCGAAGATTATTGGGTATGGTTCCATTTTTTAACACTTTCGATCTTATGCGAGTATTCATGACATTTTTGGTCTTTTTGAATTGTTACCAGTTGCTTGCAAATCAATGGAACCGAAGCTGGGGTGATGTAAGTACACCTTCTTCTCTCCAATCAGACTGTTGCTTGTGATCTTTCACAGAATCTGACATTTAAAGTGTAATTATATTCAGGATGGATATTTCAAGATCAAGAGAGGAACAAACGAATGTGGCATTGAACACGGTGTTGTAGCGGGTTTACCTTCGGACAAGAACGTAGTTAGAGGTATTAATACTTCGGATGACGTTCTAATTTCTTCATTTTAAAGCTAAAATTAAGATGCGTCTCTCAACTCTCTGTAACATATGTAACAAGCCACTGTATTATTGTTTCCAATGAAAGaatcaaaagaatttataaacccaaccaaaatatatatctcCTAGTATTATATACCTTATAGCTTTTGGTCATGCTCAGTTTTTACATATTATCTGTCTATTATTTTTGTATCCTATAATGTTTTCATGCTGCACTATGTGTGACTAATAGTGGATACTTGAGGAGTTTTCTCATTTTAATAGATTGCTTTGCGATAAGCCGAGCAGAAGTATTAGGACATTGTTAAATGAAAACCTCGTACCCATCACCTAACAGAACAGTTCTATTGGTCGTAAGTTGCCAGAAAACTCCCACAAGTACACGAGCCACCTGTTTCTTTTGCACTGTCGTAGATCACATCTTATACTCTTGTTAAAAACTTGTTCCGTTGAAACCAGGAAACTTTGAAGAATTTCCAAACTCTGTTATCAGTACAGGCTTCTTGATGATTTGtctttatataaaacaaaagaaccaagttaagttttgaaaaaaaaaaccccaAAAGGATTGAGAATATTATTCAGACATAGAGAGAATCAGCAAATAACAAGTTAAGGCCAGTACATGATGAGTCTGAGAAGACAGCACTAGACCACTCAATGTTCCCCCAAACCTCCCATTTGTCGCCTTACTTGCGCATCTTAGGGAAATCTCGGCAAACCAAAGATCCAAAGTCTGGTAGATGGCCATCCTCTCAAGACAGAAGGCGTAAATTTTTGATGATCTcgttattttggataaaaatttaatgatgcTTGACATTTGTGATCAATTACATGATACATCAtcttttttattggttgaattcaTTTGATTTAAATCATTTAGTGAttgttatataaacaaaataaattatataaaattttgtacctttttaatatatgtgcTTTTATTtcaaacatcacttaaaatgaaacagagggagtaacaattaataaacatgaatttgtttttgtcaaatttttttaatatttttgttctaataaatttatgttaaacAAAACTTTTGACAACATATAAAATTAGGTGAAGACAATTAAACCAAAATTGTTATTGGCTAGGTTATAAACCAACCCATAATTTGCGAATTGGCACACACTCATTGACACCTACCAACTGGCAGTAattctatttaaataattttagttattatttcaATTAGTCCCTCTATTTCCTCAGTTCGAAATCTCTCATTCTCTATAACAGTCTATTTCTTCTCTCGCTCTCTCGATCGCAACTTATGTCTCTTCAATTTCTACAATGGCCAACAATGAAGATGGGAAAAAGACGTCAAATTCAAGTAAATACTTTgaattgatttgttttattttcacaaaatcaTCTTATATGctttttattgatttttgaagATGATTAATGGTTTTTGAGTGCTTGGAAGAATAATTAGTTAGACAAATCTTACGATATGATGAAGAATATGAAATTTGACGAGTCTAAGGGGTTGGGGGGGGGGAATCAAAGAATTAGAGAATCTATAGAAACTTCAATGTGTGGTAAATATGTTGGTTTCAGCTATAATGATTCGCctataactttttgaaaaagaaagaccaaaaagaagaatataagaaagaagCAGATGTGGAAGAACAAGTTAATTGATTCAatgttattttgaaattttaaatttttttgtttgagtgttctttatagattttttgatTTCGACTTAGATGTTACAtctttgaaaaaacaaaaaaaaatcatttacaaCAACATCCGAAACCACTAAAGTGATGAGTGTATCCAGAATTTGATGAAAGTAATACCAGGAATGTACTGTTATCATATTCAAAGTATAAAATAATGTTGTTATAATCTAATATTTGAGAAATGTTTTTCTCATCTATTTATAGGAAAGAAAGCCAATCTGAAAAAAACAAGCATGCGACTCATCCATTTATCATAAAACCAAAGAATAGCATAGATGAGTGtaacaaaaaaacagaaagaacaGGTGTACAAAAGGTGTACACCaaagtttaatttcttttttacttaataaatatagattcaaaaaattatcttaCTGAAAGAATAATATGATTtggataataatatataatcagAGTAAATAACACAGAGGTTTTTTCTCGTGGTTGGTGTTACTTTGAGAGGGTCTAGTACATCGTTTTTCTCGTGGTTGGTGTTACTCATGTTGATATGTTGTTTGATTTACTTTGAGAGGGTCTAGCATGCtcatggttttgttttgttttgattgtaCTCTTTAGACGTTAGTGCCTTACGACAGTGATGTTGAAGATGATGCTCAGATTGGTGTGAATAAACAGGTTAATAAGCATCGTTCTGTGTGTTTGTTTCTTGTCTTCAGCTTAGAgtcttaaaatctttttttaaaaagcatgctcatgattttttttttttgattttgaaagaCAACAGAGGTAATTGGAGTAGAACCTACGGGAAGGGGTTCGAGATGATAATCAGGATGGGTTACAACGTTAACATGGGCTTGGGTAGGGATGGTCAGGGCAGAATGGATCCAATTGAGATCACGGTGCGCCCCAGGAATCGTGGTTTGGGCTATCCCTCGGAAGAAGTGAACGATCCAGCACCAAAAGTAGAAGAGATCTTctttgaggaagaagatgaagaggagcAGGTCAGGAGGTTCAAAGAGGAAGCAGCAAGTTTGGATAAAGCACTCAAGAAAGAGGCTGCAGAAGCAAACCGTGCATCAAATCCACCAACATTGAAAGTATGTATATTCAATAGTACTGTGGTTGAGAGATAGATCTTAGGTATTTAGtgttttatcttttgtttacaGGTAAGAAACCCAACCAAGAAAGGCAATCCTGTCCCTTCTTTAATCATAAGGCCAAAGAACCTGAAACAAGAGGTTTGTGTATATACTGTTTATCTGCATCTGATTGGCTTAATACGCTTGTGTTTTCTTGTCTAGCTAAGTCTCTTTCATTTGCTTTAGTTATTATACTGTTTATGATTGGCTTAATATGCTATCTTTTGCTTGTGCTATTTAAGCATCGTTTGGTGTGAGGCATTAGTGCTCTCTATGAGGTGACAGTGAATATTATTTCTTTAATGAAAATCAGCAGTGTTCAATAGTGCCCTATGATGAAAATATTGCGTGGTGTGAGTCATTAGTGCTCTCTATGAGGTGACAGtgaatattatatgtttaatgaAAATCAATAGTGCCCTATGAGGAAAATATTGCGTGGTGTGAGTCATTAGTGCCGTATTTAACTCTTATCAAACAAAACGATTGTGTCTTCAGGTGAAAAAGGCATTAATGCCCTATGAGAGGGACAGGGAAGAAGATTATGATCATGTTGGCGTGGAAAAACaggtaattattattttattttgtgggAATAATAGTTGCTTGTCTACTTCTGTGTTTTTAACCTGGGTTTTGTGTTTTTTGTCTCTCGGCAGCTTAGCAAGGATGTGAAACAAGAGGTTTGATTACTGTCTTTTTAACATGGGTTTTGTTATTACTACTTGCTTATCTCTTTTTGACCTGGCTTTTGTGTTGTTTGTCTCTCAGCATCAGCAGCTCAGCAAGGCACTGATGCCTTATGAgagtgaagaggaagaggatgatTAGGCTTTCGCTGAGGATCAAAGTTAGCTGCAGACTCCATCTCCTTCAAGTTTGATTAGACTTTTCTTTGACCATTCAAAACAAAGTTAGCTGCAGACTTTTCTTTGCAGTACTTGTGATGCTCTCTGCAAAACAAATGTTTACTTGGAGAAAAGCTATACACTAATGGAAATAAATAAACGTTTGGGTGAGATAATGAATGTGGTTTTTAATAGGCTAGATCTCTTCTTTGCTTCTTCCTTGTTTTGAGCTTCTTCAAATCTTGCAAACTTTCTTTATGGTTGGTGATTTGTTATTCGTACCAGATCTTTTCTTCTAGAAAGTG
The Raphanus sativus cultivar WK10039 chromosome 1, ASM80110v3, whole genome shotgun sequence DNA segment above includes these coding regions:
- the LOC108825905 gene encoding uncharacterized calcium-binding protein At1g02270, with amino-acid sequence MQSYHNRSRSIVQRSRFNIPCFSSSPLSLFVVLAAVPLPIYFSGLLSSFSGRNNKAASTMRVNSNIIGSTNITCTTFNVLAPIYKRVDQQNQSIRESQFRALWFTRNQKILDLLLHQRSSVISLQEVWVGNEELVNMYHDRLASSGYTTFQLARTNARGDGLLTAIHKDYFQLVNYRELLFNDFGDRVAQLLHVKSLVPFPLNENQHVQQEVLIVNTHLLFPHDSSLSLARLHQVYKILEYLEAYQKENKLTHMPIILCGDWNGSKRGHVYKFLRSQGFISSYDVAHQYTDSDAHRWVSHRNHRGNICGVDFIWLCNPTSSNSRKPLRTSWVEAVFSIIKYQVQKASIAEDKAFAFLGENNHSDSLTYSGFCQALQKVNLTGMPHGLSFQETKELWDRADIDGNGVFDYEELKKMWNMTVMVQSEKCKESIMESKKEEGEDKEEEAIGLKVKKAVLFPQEAEKGLWPENYNLSDHACLTVQFSPVKVLCS
- the LOC108841673 gene encoding uncharacterized protein LOC108841673, which codes for MNTEWEMDLDRKQTFFKCTKWQFEDTLDPINCPFHYFCDSLYPGDYPEIIDVLVFFFVTFSYLTTLLAVLRKVLSRTRRGGEDDGVDDDDNDKAKRYLLLSGPISLPLILLILAKGQRINTLFPISIFGPAILQLVQLSVLIFENNIEKEASFVFFEASTISGVLHASLYLDAVILPYYTGYDALVTSTFSGVCKSCICKKEPLTVGGKIVAYRGWSSTSFLLVGVLCLRIICKLCREEAKRKKVFVIKNAVEGLAWVVLIRDCVYLAVMSPVEEPVLFRVYVFGSVLMLICVHVITQVCCLVRWRQSKKTTNT
- the LOC108841684 gene encoding translocase of chloroplast 33, chloroplastic; this encodes MGSLVREWVGFQQFPAATQEKLIEFFSKLKQKDMNSLTVVVMGKGGVGKSSTVNSLIGEQVVRVSPFQAEGLRPVMVSRTMGGFTINIIDTPGLVEAGYVNHQALELIKGFLVNRTIDVLLYVDRLDVYRVDELDKQVVQAITQTFGKEIWCKTLLVLTHAQFSPPDDLSYETFSSKRSDSLLKTIRAGSKMRKQQFEDSAIEVVYAENSGRCSKNDKEEKALPNGEAWIPNLVKAITDVATNQKKAIHVDKKMVDGSYSDDKGKKLIPLIIAAQWFVVKMIQGAIRNDIKISGKPL
- the LOC108851869 gene encoding uncharacterized protein LOC108851869 produces the protein MIIRMGYNVNMGLGRDGQGRMDPIEITVRPRNRGLGYPSEEVNDPAPKVEEIFFEEEDEEEQVRRFKEEAASLDKALKKEAAEANRASNPPTLKVRNPTKKGNPVPSLIIRPKNLKQEVKKALMPYERDREEDYDHVGVEKQLSKDVKQEHQQLSKALMPYESEEEEDD